In a single window of the Nocardioides massiliensis genome:
- the ileS gene encoding isoleucine--tRNA ligase translates to MTYPKATHRDEQDAHRDRGGVPASPRFPAIEERVLDYWESDGTFAASVERRDPGPDGSAEFVFYDGPPFANGLPHYGHLLTGYVKDVVPRFQTMRGNRVERRFGWDTHGLPAELEAMRLNGIKTTDEIVEMGIAEFNAACRDSVMKYTGEWREYVTRQARWVDFDNDYRTMNPDYMESVMWAFKQLFDKGLIYEGFRVLPYCWNDETPLSNHELRMDDDVYQNRQDPAVTVGFRLDDVGTDPVLDGALVLVWTTTPWTLPSNLAAMVGSEIDYVVVEAPVPGTERTARYVLAEARLAAYARELGDEPVVLGRYTGAELVGRTYTPPFSYFAGHERAFRIVAADDAVTTTDGSGIVHTAGAFGEVDKEVTDREGIEAVMPVGKDGRFTAPVDDYVGLQVFDANLLIIDHLKAATRGEGETGSVTDGTVLLRRETYDHSYPHCWRCREPLIYKGVSSWFVEVTAIKQRMLELNQEINWVPDHIRDGQFGKWLENARDWSITRNRFWGSPVPVWKSDDPAYPRIDVYGSFAEIERDFGTLPRNADGEPDLHRPFIDELTRPNPDDPRPEGERSTMRRVADVLDVWFDSGSMSFAQVHYPFENADWFDGTGERKGHFPGDFIVEYIGQTRGWFYTLHILATALFDRPAFQNCISHGIVLGSDGNKMSKSLRNYPDVREVFDRDGADAMRWFLMASPILRGGNLVVTEQGIRDSVRQVLMPLWNSWYFFALYANTAGPEGYTAQRRTDSTDPLDRYLLAKCRDFVEETTRALDSYAIADACDATRTFLDVLTNWYIRRSRERFWAVDGEADTQAFDTLYTVLETACRVAAPLLPLVTEEVWRGLTGERSVHLTDWPQADELPTDHALVSAMDQVRAACSAASALRKARQLRTRLPLASLTVVVEDPEALRGFEAIIAEEINVKSVRLVDLASPEGAAYGVSQRLSVNARVAGPRLGKDVQVAIRAAKAGDWSVDETGAVTAGGLALQEGEYTLETVAAATDDNSALGVLPAGGFVVLDTLVTPELAAEGVARDLVRAVQQARRDAGLEVSDRIVLRIGGDEQVQAAADAHAELIAGETLATSFEAGETSDEAVAVTVGDAGNATIELRKA, encoded by the coding sequence GTGACCTACCCCAAGGCGACCCACCGCGACGAGCAGGACGCCCACCGCGATCGTGGGGGCGTACCCGCCAGCCCGCGCTTCCCGGCCATCGAGGAGCGGGTGCTGGACTACTGGGAGTCCGACGGCACCTTCGCCGCCAGCGTCGAGCGGCGCGACCCCGGCCCGGACGGGTCGGCGGAGTTCGTGTTCTACGACGGCCCGCCCTTCGCCAACGGCCTGCCGCACTACGGTCACCTGCTCACCGGCTACGTCAAGGACGTCGTGCCGCGCTTCCAGACCATGCGCGGCAACCGGGTGGAGCGACGCTTCGGCTGGGACACCCACGGCCTGCCGGCCGAGCTCGAGGCGATGCGACTCAACGGCATCAAGACCACCGACGAGATCGTCGAGATGGGCATCGCGGAGTTCAACGCCGCCTGTCGCGACTCGGTGATGAAGTACACCGGCGAGTGGCGCGAGTACGTCACCCGGCAGGCGCGTTGGGTCGACTTCGACAACGACTACCGCACCATGAACCCCGACTACATGGAGTCGGTGATGTGGGCCTTCAAGCAGCTCTTCGACAAGGGGCTGATCTACGAGGGCTTCCGGGTCCTGCCCTACTGCTGGAACGACGAGACGCCGCTGTCCAACCACGAGCTGCGCATGGACGACGACGTCTACCAGAACCGCCAGGACCCCGCGGTCACCGTCGGCTTCCGGCTCGACGACGTCGGCACCGACCCGGTCCTGGACGGTGCCCTCGTGCTGGTGTGGACCACCACGCCGTGGACGCTGCCGTCCAACCTCGCCGCGATGGTCGGCTCGGAGATCGACTACGTCGTCGTCGAGGCGCCGGTGCCCGGCACGGAGCGCACCGCGCGCTACGTGCTCGCCGAGGCCCGGCTGGCGGCGTACGCCCGCGAGCTCGGGGACGAGCCCGTCGTCCTCGGTCGCTACACCGGCGCCGAGCTGGTGGGACGCACCTACACCCCGCCGTTCTCCTACTTCGCCGGTCACGAGCGCGCCTTCCGCATCGTCGCCGCCGATGACGCCGTGACCACGACCGACGGCTCGGGGATCGTCCACACCGCCGGCGCCTTCGGTGAGGTCGACAAGGAGGTCACCGACCGCGAGGGCATCGAGGCCGTCATGCCGGTCGGCAAGGACGGCCGGTTCACCGCACCGGTCGACGACTACGTCGGCCTGCAGGTGTTCGACGCCAACCTCCTGATCATCGACCACCTCAAGGCCGCGACGCGGGGCGAGGGCGAGACCGGGTCCGTGACCGACGGGACCGTCCTGCTGCGGCGCGAGACCTACGACCACTCCTACCCGCACTGCTGGCGTTGCCGCGAGCCCCTGATCTACAAGGGTGTCTCGTCGTGGTTCGTCGAGGTCACCGCGATCAAGCAGCGGATGCTCGAGCTCAACCAGGAGATCAACTGGGTCCCCGACCACATCCGGGACGGCCAGTTCGGCAAGTGGCTGGAGAACGCCCGCGACTGGTCCATCACCCGCAACCGGTTCTGGGGGAGCCCGGTGCCGGTGTGGAAGTCCGACGACCCGGCCTATCCGCGCATCGACGTCTACGGCAGCTTCGCGGAGATCGAGCGCGACTTCGGCACGCTGCCGCGCAACGCCGACGGCGAGCCCGACCTGCACCGGCCGTTCATCGACGAGCTGACCCGGCCCAACCCCGACGACCCGCGCCCCGAGGGCGAGCGGTCGACGATGCGTCGCGTCGCCGACGTGCTCGACGTGTGGTTCGACTCCGGGTCGATGAGCTTCGCCCAGGTGCACTACCCGTTCGAGAACGCCGACTGGTTCGACGGCACCGGGGAGCGCAAGGGGCACTTCCCGGGTGACTTCATCGTCGAGTACATCGGCCAGACCCGCGGGTGGTTCTACACGCTGCACATCCTGGCGACGGCGCTCTTCGACCGACCCGCGTTCCAGAACTGCATCAGCCACGGCATCGTGCTCGGCTCCGACGGCAACAAGATGTCGAAGTCGCTGCGCAACTACCCCGACGTCCGCGAGGTCTTCGACCGCGACGGGGCGGACGCGATGCGGTGGTTCCTCATGGCGAGCCCGATCCTGCGCGGGGGCAACCTCGTCGTCACCGAGCAGGGCATCCGGGACTCGGTGCGGCAGGTGCTGATGCCGCTGTGGAACAGCTGGTACTTCTTCGCGCTCTACGCCAACACCGCCGGTCCGGAGGGTTACACGGCGCAGCGGCGTACCGACTCCACCGACCCGCTCGACCGCTACCTGCTGGCGAAGTGCCGCGACTTCGTGGAGGAGACCACCAGGGCGCTGGACTCCTACGCGATCGCCGACGCCTGCGACGCCACGCGCACGTTCCTCGACGTGCTGACGAACTGGTACATCCGTCGCTCCCGTGAGCGCTTCTGGGCCGTCGACGGTGAGGCGGACACCCAGGCGTTCGACACGCTCTACACCGTGCTCGAGACCGCGTGCCGCGTGGCCGCACCGCTGCTGCCGCTGGTGACCGAGGAGGTCTGGCGCGGACTGACCGGCGAGCGGTCGGTGCACCTGACCGACTGGCCGCAGGCCGACGAGCTGCCGACGGACCACGCGTTGGTGTCGGCGATGGACCAGGTGCGAGCGGCCTGCTCGGCCGCGTCCGCGCTGCGCAAGGCGCGGCAGCTGCGCACCCGGTTGCCGCTCGCGTCGCTGACCGTCGTCGTCGAGGACCCCGAGGCGCTGCGCGGCTTCGAGGCGATCATCGCCGAGGAGATCAACGTCAAGTCCGTGCGGCTGGTCGACCTGGCGAGCCCGGAGGGGGCGGCGTACGGCGTCTCGCAGCGGCTCTCGGTCAACGCGCGGGTGGCGGGGCCGCGTCTGGGCAAGGACGTGCAGGTTGCCATCCGTGCAGCCAAGGCCGGGGACTGGAGCGTCGACGAGACCGGTGCGGTCACGGCCGGCGGGCTGGCGTTGCAGGAGGGTGAGTACACCCTCGAGACCGTCGCTGCGGCGACGGACGACAACAGCGCGCTCGGCGTGCTTCCCGCGGGCGGGTTCGTCGTCCTGGACACGTTGGTCACCCCCGAGCTGGCGGCCGAAGGGGTCGCGCGCGACCTGGTGCGCGCGGTGCAGCAGGCACGCCGTGACGCCGGCCTGGAGGTCAGCGATCGGATCGTGCTGCGGATCGGTGGCGACGAGCAGGTGCAGGCAGCCGCCGATGCGCACGCCGAGCTGATCGCCGGGGAGACGCTGGCGACATCGTTCGAGGCGGGGGAGACCAGCGACGAGGCGGTCGCGGTGACCGTGGGTGACGCCGGCAACGCCACCATCGAGCTGCGCAAGGCCTGA
- a CDS encoding GNAT family N-acetyltransferase, with amino-acid sequence MLSTSSATRTDPVMVRDPDPALDLRPAEAVDAPALAGLHVAARAAGGIPTPYADHEVLAWVRGWLADAEAGTDVSSQAAWVAEDDDGIVGYARWTPTWLDDLYVRPDRWRHGVGTALLGLVQAHLRDGFGLYVFAANARARAFYARHGLAEVARHPAEVNPERLEQVELAWPPTAPDGVRGPAVGGT; translated from the coding sequence GTGCTCTCGACGTCATCCGCGACGCGCACTGACCCGGTGATGGTCCGCGACCCGGATCCCGCCCTCGACCTGCGGCCGGCCGAGGCGGTGGACGCACCGGCGCTCGCGGGGCTGCACGTGGCGGCCCGCGCGGCGGGCGGGATCCCCACGCCGTACGCCGACCACGAGGTGCTGGCCTGGGTGCGGGGCTGGCTCGCCGACGCAGAGGCCGGCACGGACGTCAGCAGCCAGGCCGCGTGGGTCGCCGAGGACGACGACGGGATCGTCGGCTACGCCCGGTGGACGCCGACCTGGCTTGACGACCTCTACGTACGCCCCGACCGGTGGCGCCACGGGGTGGGGACGGCGCTGCTCGGATTGGTCCAGGCCCACCTGCGCGACGGCTTCGGCCTCTACGTGTTCGCCGCCAACGCCCGGGCCCGCGCGTTCTACGCCCGGCACGGGCTGGCCGAGGTCGCGCGACATCCTGCGGAGGTGAACCCCGAGCGGCTCGAGCAGGTCGAGCTGGCGTGGCCGCCGACCGCGCCGGACGGTGTCCGAGGGCCGGCTGTCGGCGGCACCTGA
- the lspA gene encoding signal peptidase II, whose amino-acid sequence MQAARGTPLTPSGDISPDRPRRTRSLLIFAGLALPLYLLDLGTKVLATEHLVDRPPVEIIGTFFTLQYALNPGAAFSMGTEYTVVLTFVAMGAALVVLWLLRRLASPGWAVALGFLLAGVLGNLTDRLFRDPAPLRGHVVDFLAFPNFPIFNVADICINVAAGVIILQAFRGIRVDGTRDSS is encoded by the coding sequence ATGCAAGCAGCGCGAGGAACGCCGCTGACACCCAGCGGAGACATCAGCCCAGACCGACCACGACGGACCCGTAGCCTGCTGATCTTCGCCGGCCTCGCCCTTCCGCTCTACCTGCTCGACCTCGGCACCAAGGTGCTGGCCACCGAGCACCTCGTCGACCGTCCGCCGGTCGAGATCATCGGGACGTTCTTCACGTTGCAGTACGCCCTGAACCCCGGAGCGGCGTTCAGCATGGGCACGGAATACACCGTCGTCCTGACCTTCGTCGCGATGGGCGCGGCGCTCGTCGTGCTGTGGTTGCTGCGCCGGCTCGCGAGCCCGGGCTGGGCGGTGGCGCTGGGGTTCCTGCTGGCCGGCGTGCTCGGCAACCTCACCGACCGTCTCTTCCGTGACCCGGCACCGCTGCGGGGCCACGTCGTCGACTTCCTCGCGTTCCCGAACTTCCCGATCTTCAACGTCGCCGACATCTGCATCAACGTCGCGGCCGGCGTGATCATCCTCCAGGCGTTCCGGGGCATTCGCGTCGACGGCACGCGGGACTCGTCGTGA
- the dnaE gene encoding DNA polymerase III subunit alpha → MAPAADDSFVHLHVHTEYSMLDGASLLDGLFTRVNDLGMKSIAMTDHGNLHGAFDFWSKARSYGVRPIIGIEAYLTPQTHRTDRRRVRWGKGDIAEEGGNDVAGGGAYTHMTMWASSTEGMHNLFRLSSRSSLEGYYYKPRADRELLQTYAKGLIATTGCPSGEIQTRLRLGQYDEARASAAEFQDIFGRENFFLELMDHGIDIEKRVRDDLLRLGKDLGLPPVATNDSHYNNPEDADAHDALICVASGRRLSDPNRLKFDGGGYYIKSAAEMRELWADKFGMPEACDNTLLIAERCDVEFTESTGGYMARADVPAGETEESWFVKEVWRGIEARYPGEALTDEVRDRVAMELDVIRTKGYCGYYLVVADFINWAKENGIRVGPGRGSGAGSIAAYALRITDLCPLRHGLIFERFLNPERPSMPDFDIDFDERRRTEVIQYVVQKYGSDHVAYIATFGRIKAKQAIKDAARVLDHGFAISDRITKALPADVMGKGVPLGELFNSEHSRYSDGGEFRSLYESDADVRTIYQTAIGLEGQIRQWGVHAAGVIMSSAPLIDIVPIMRREQDGAIITQFDYPMCESLGLVKMDFLGLRNLTVLDDAVRNVRANRDIDLVLEDLSFDDPATYELLGKGDTLGVFQLDGGPMRQLLRQMQPDNFEDISAVIALYRPGPMGADSHTNYALRKNGRQPIDYIHPELTEALKPILGTTYGLIVYQEQVMTIAQELAGYTLGQADNLRRAMGKKKREVLQKEFVGFEAGMMERGFSKAAITKLWDILVPFADYAFNKAHSAAYGVISYWTAYMKAHYPAEYMAALLTSTKGDKDKMALYLNECRHMKIQVLPPDVNESASDFTPVGRDIRFGLTAIRNVGANVVDGIVAAREEQGRFVDFNDFLSKVPAQVCNKRVVDSLIKAGSFDDMKHRRRALVAVHERAVDQYVDIKRNEAIGQDSLFAGLGEADEAGGFGVSVTIPDLDEWDKQTLLAHEREMLGLYVSDHPLLGLEHVLANAADCTIGQLLLDEDRPDGSTITVAGLVTSVQRKITKRGDTWAMVTLEDLEGAIDVLLFPSAYQLASTLLIEDSVITVKGRISRSKETPELHGQEVTAPDVTEGPSGPVMISLPSTRCTAPVVDQLKEVLATHPGMTEVRLRLMSRASTTVLKLGDGHRVTPTPALFADLKQLLGPSCLAG, encoded by the coding sequence ATGGCGCCTGCAGCGGACGACTCCTTCGTGCACCTGCACGTCCACACGGAGTACTCCATGCTGGACGGTGCCTCGCTGCTCGACGGGCTCTTCACCCGGGTCAACGACCTGGGCATGAAGTCCATCGCGATGACCGACCACGGCAACCTGCACGGCGCGTTCGACTTCTGGTCGAAGGCGCGGTCCTACGGCGTCCGCCCGATCATCGGCATCGAGGCCTACCTCACCCCGCAGACCCACCGCACCGACCGCCGCCGGGTCCGGTGGGGCAAGGGCGACATCGCCGAGGAGGGTGGCAACGACGTCGCCGGCGGCGGTGCCTACACCCATATGACGATGTGGGCCTCCTCCACCGAGGGGATGCACAACCTGTTCCGGCTGTCGTCGCGCTCCAGCCTCGAGGGCTACTACTACAAGCCGCGCGCCGACCGGGAGCTGCTGCAGACCTATGCCAAGGGCCTGATCGCGACCACCGGCTGTCCGTCGGGGGAGATCCAGACCCGGCTGCGCCTCGGTCAGTACGACGAGGCGCGCGCCTCGGCGGCGGAGTTCCAGGACATCTTCGGGCGGGAGAACTTCTTCCTGGAGCTGATGGACCACGGGATCGACATCGAGAAGCGGGTCCGCGACGACCTGCTCCGCCTCGGCAAGGACCTCGGGCTGCCGCCGGTCGCCACCAACGACTCCCACTACAACAACCCCGAGGACGCCGACGCCCACGACGCCCTCATCTGCGTGGCCTCCGGGCGTCGGCTCAGCGACCCCAACCGACTGAAGTTCGACGGTGGCGGCTACTACATCAAGTCCGCGGCCGAGATGCGCGAGCTGTGGGCCGACAAGTTCGGCATGCCCGAGGCCTGCGACAACACGCTGCTCATCGCCGAGCGCTGCGACGTGGAGTTCACCGAGTCCACCGGCGGCTACATGGCGCGCGCCGACGTGCCGGCCGGCGAGACCGAGGAGAGCTGGTTCGTCAAGGAGGTCTGGCGCGGGATCGAGGCGCGCTACCCGGGCGAGGCGCTGACCGACGAGGTCCGCGACCGGGTGGCCATGGAGCTCGACGTCATCCGCACCAAGGGCTACTGCGGCTACTACCTCGTGGTCGCCGACTTCATCAACTGGGCCAAGGAGAACGGCATCAGGGTCGGACCGGGTCGTGGTTCCGGTGCCGGATCGATCGCGGCGTACGCCCTGCGGATCACCGACCTCTGCCCGCTGCGCCACGGGCTGATCTTCGAGCGGTTCCTCAACCCCGAGCGCCCCTCGATGCCCGACTTCGACATCGACTTCGACGAGCGCCGGCGCACCGAGGTCATCCAGTACGTCGTCCAGAAGTACGGCAGCGACCACGTCGCCTACATCGCGACCTTCGGGCGGATCAAGGCCAAGCAGGCGATCAAGGACGCCGCGCGCGTGCTGGACCACGGGTTCGCGATCTCGGACCGCATCACCAAGGCGCTGCCGGCCGACGTCATGGGCAAGGGCGTGCCCCTGGGGGAGCTGTTCAACTCCGAGCACAGCCGCTACTCCGACGGCGGGGAGTTCCGCAGCCTCTACGAGTCCGACGCCGACGTCCGCACGATCTACCAGACCGCGATCGGTCTCGAGGGGCAGATCCGGCAGTGGGGCGTGCACGCCGCCGGCGTGATCATGTCCAGCGCCCCGCTGATCGACATCGTGCCGATCATGCGCCGCGAGCAGGACGGCGCGATCATCACCCAGTTCGACTACCCGATGTGCGAGTCGCTCGGGCTGGTCAAGATGGACTTCCTGGGTCTGCGCAACCTCACCGTCCTCGACGACGCGGTGCGCAACGTCAGGGCCAACCGCGACATCGACCTCGTGCTCGAGGACCTGTCCTTCGACGACCCGGCGACCTACGAGCTGCTCGGCAAGGGCGACACGCTCGGCGTCTTCCAGCTCGACGGCGGGCCGATGCGTCAGCTGCTGCGCCAGATGCAGCCCGACAACTTCGAGGACATCTCGGCCGTCATCGCGCTCTACCGGCCCGGCCCGATGGGTGCCGACAGCCACACCAACTACGCGCTGCGCAAGAACGGCCGCCAGCCGATCGACTACATCCACCCCGAGCTGACCGAGGCGCTCAAGCCGATCCTCGGCACGACCTACGGCCTGATCGTCTATCAGGAGCAGGTCATGACGATCGCGCAGGAGCTGGCCGGCTACACGCTCGGTCAGGCAGACAACCTGCGTCGCGCGATGGGCAAGAAGAAGCGCGAGGTCCTGCAGAAGGAGTTCGTCGGCTTCGAGGCCGGCATGATGGAGCGCGGGTTCTCGAAGGCCGCGATCACGAAGCTGTGGGACATCCTCGTCCCGTTCGCCGACTACGCCTTCAACAAGGCCCACTCCGCGGCGTACGGCGTGATCTCCTACTGGACCGCCTACATGAAGGCGCACTACCCGGCCGAATACATGGCTGCGCTGCTCACCAGCACCAAGGGCGACAAGGACAAGATGGCGCTCTACCTCAACGAGTGCCGGCACATGAAGATCCAGGTGCTCCCACCCGACGTCAACGAGTCGGCCTCCGACTTCACCCCCGTCGGCCGCGACATCCGCTTCGGCCTGACCGCCATCCGCAACGTCGGCGCCAACGTCGTCGACGGCATCGTCGCCGCGCGCGAGGAGCAGGGACGCTTCGTCGACTTCAACGACTTCCTGTCCAAGGTGCCGGCCCAGGTCTGCAACAAGCGGGTCGTCGACTCGCTGATCAAGGCCGGCTCCTTCGACGACATGAAGCACCGCCGCCGCGCGCTCGTCGCGGTGCACGAGCGTGCGGTCGACCAGTACGTCGACATCAAGCGCAACGAGGCGATCGGCCAGGACTCGCTCTTCGCAGGACTCGGCGAGGCCGACGAGGCCGGCGGGTTCGGCGTGAGTGTGACGATCCCCGACCTCGACGAGTGGGACAAGCAGACGCTGCTGGCCCACGAGCGGGAGATGCTCGGACTCTACGTCTCCGACCACCCGCTGCTGGGTCTCGAGCACGTCCTCGCCAACGCGGCCGACTGCACGATCGGCCAGCTGCTGCTCGACGAGGACCGGCCCGACGGCAGCACGATCACGGTCGCCGGTCTGGTCACCTCGGTGCAGCGCAAGATCACCAAGCGGGGCGACACCTGGGCGATGGTCACCCTGGAGGACCTCGAGGGCGCGATCGACGTGCTGCTGTTTCCCAGCGCCTACCAGCTGGCGAGCACGTTGCTCATCGAGGACTCCGTCATCACCGTCAAGGGCCGCATCTCGCGCAGCAAGGAGACCCCGGAGCTGCACGGCCAGGAGGTCACGGCCCCCGACGTCACCGAGGGACCGTCGGGCCCGGTCATGATCAGCCTGCCGTCGACCCGCTGCACGGCGCCGGTCGTCGACCAGCTCAAGGAGGTGCTGGCCACCCACCCCGGGATGACGGAGGTCCGGCTGCGCCTGATGAGCCGCGCGAGCACCACGGTGCTCAAGCTCGGCGACGGGCACCGGGTCACCCCGACGCCGGCACTGTTCGCCGACCTCAAGCAGCTGCTCGGTCCCAGCTGCCTGGCGGGCTGA
- a CDS encoding RluA family pseudouridine synthase, translating to MSAAREQRTVLVPEGLAGERVDAALARMFGLSRTRAAELVADGLVLVDGVAVSKSERVHEGAMLDVTIPQTGNPVEVVPEVVEGINIVHDDEAIVVIDKPVGVAVHPSPGWTGPTVVGHLAGAGFRISTSGASERQGIVQRLDVGTSGVMVIAKSEQAYSVLKNAFRRRAVDKIYHALVQGHPDPLRGTIDAPIARHPKSDWKFTVRADGKASITHYDTLEAHRFASLLEVKLETGRTHQIRVHMAALKHPCVGDPLYGADPVLARRVGLDRQWLHATRLGFEHPASGDYVEFASPYPDDLQRALDVIRDAH from the coding sequence GTGAGCGCGGCCCGGGAGCAGCGCACCGTCCTCGTCCCGGAGGGGCTGGCGGGGGAGCGGGTCGACGCCGCACTCGCGCGGATGTTCGGCCTCAGCCGCACCCGCGCCGCCGAGCTCGTCGCCGACGGCTTGGTGCTGGTCGACGGTGTGGCCGTCAGCAAGTCCGAACGCGTCCATGAGGGCGCCATGCTCGATGTGACGATCCCGCAGACCGGCAACCCGGTCGAGGTCGTGCCCGAGGTCGTCGAGGGGATCAACATCGTCCACGACGACGAGGCGATCGTGGTGATCGACAAGCCCGTGGGCGTCGCGGTCCACCCGAGCCCGGGCTGGACGGGCCCCACCGTCGTCGGTCACCTCGCCGGCGCTGGGTTCCGGATCTCCACCAGCGGGGCGTCGGAGCGCCAGGGCATCGTGCAGCGCCTCGACGTCGGCACCTCCGGCGTGATGGTGATCGCGAAGTCCGAGCAGGCCTACTCCGTGCTCAAGAACGCCTTCCGCCGGCGCGCGGTCGACAAGATCTACCACGCGCTCGTCCAAGGGCACCCCGACCCGTTGCGCGGCACGATCGACGCCCCGATCGCGCGCCACCCCAAGTCGGACTGGAAGTTCACCGTGCGGGCCGACGGCAAGGCGAGCATCACCCATTACGACACCCTCGAGGCCCACCGCTTCGCGAGCCTGCTCGAGGTGAAGCTCGAGACGGGGCGCACCCACCAGATCCGCGTCCACATGGCGGCGCTGAAGCACCCGTGCGTGGGTGACCCGTTGTACGGCGCCGACCCGGTGCTCGCCCGTCGGGTGGGGTTGGACCGGCAGTGGCTGCACGCGACCCGGCTCGGCTTCGAGCACCCGGCGAGCGGGGACTACGTCGAGTTCGCCTCGCCGTACCCCGACGACCTCCAGCGTGCTCTCGACGTCATCCGCGACGCGCACTGA
- a CDS encoding TraR/DksA family transcriptional regulator, producing the protein MARSTTRKLASRTAAAAKKVVGRRSSATKSAESTSKTTTAKKATAKKAGAKKAAPAKKSSAGTREPASAGRKKREVEEASARTGAKRPSARAVSKPAPAKKAAPAKKAAPAKKSSAGTREPASAGRKKREVEEASARTGAKRPSARAVSKPAPAKKAAPAKKAAPAKKAAAAKKSAPAKKAAPAKKSSAGTREPASASRKKREVEEASARTGAKRPSARAVSKPAPAKKAGAKKSAPKKAAPKKAAPKKAAPQKKLAVKADERPWTKAELAEVETELTQDRDRLRSELNLVEEELSALMRDAGDGAGQDQADLGSATFERDHEISIANNARDMLLQTERALGRIADGTYGICESCGGPIGKMRLMAFPRATLCMPCKQREERR; encoded by the coding sequence ATGGCACGTTCGACCACCCGGAAGCTTGCGAGCCGTACGGCCGCGGCTGCGAAGAAGGTCGTCGGGCGGAGGTCGAGCGCCACGAAGTCCGCGGAGTCAACCTCGAAGACCACGACGGCGAAGAAGGCGACCGCGAAGAAGGCCGGTGCGAAGAAGGCTGCGCCCGCCAAGAAGTCGAGCGCCGGGACGCGCGAGCCTGCGAGCGCGGGCCGGAAGAAGCGAGAGGTTGAGGAGGCCTCGGCGCGGACGGGAGCGAAGCGACCGTCGGCGCGAGCCGTCTCGAAACCCGCGCCGGCCAAGAAGGCTGCGCCGGCCAAGAAGGCTGCGCCGGCCAAGAAGTCGAGCGCCGGGACGCGCGAGCCTGCGAGCGCGGGCCGGAAGAAGCGAGAGGTTGAGGAGGCCTCGGCGCGGACGGGAGCGAAGCGACCGTCGGCGCGAGCCGTCTCGAAACCCGCGCCGGCCAAGAAGGCTGCGCCGGCCAAGAAGGCTGCGCCGGCCAAGAAGGCTGCGGCGGCGAAGAAGTCGGCGCCCGCCAAGAAGGCTGCGCCCGCCAAGAAGTCGAGCGCCGGGACGCGCGAGCCTGCGAGCGCGAGCCGGAAGAAGCGAGAGGTTGAGGAGGCCTCGGCGCGGACGGGAGCGAAGCGACCGTCGGCGCGAGCCGTCTCGAAACCCGCGCCCGCGAAGAAGGCCGGTGCCAAGAAGTCGGCACCCAAGAAGGCCGCACCCAAGAAGGCCGCACCCAAGAAGGCCGCACCGCAGAAGAAGCTCGCCGTCAAGGCCGACGAGCGGCCGTGGACCAAGGCCGAGCTCGCCGAGGTCGAGACCGAGCTCACCCAGGACCGCGACCGGTTGCGCAGTGAGCTCAACCTGGTCGAGGAGGAGCTGTCCGCGCTCATGCGGGACGCCGGCGACGGGGCGGGCCAGGACCAGGCCGACCTCGGGTCGGCGACCTTCGAGCGCGACCACGAGATCAGCATCGCCAACAACGCGCGCGACATGCTGCTGCAGACCGAACGAGCCCTCGGCCGGATCGCCGACGGGACCTATGGGATCTGCGAGAGCTGCGGCGGACCGATCGGCAAGATGCGGCTCATGGCGTTCCCCCGTGCCACACTGTGCATGCCATGCAAGCAGCGCGAGGAACGCCGCTGA